The proteins below come from a single Agrococcus beijingensis genomic window:
- the trpS gene encoding tryptophan--tRNA ligase, which yields MPLPRLYSGMQPSSGSLHLGNYIGALQQWRAMQDDFDAFFSIVDLHAITVPQAPDVLREQVRTLAAQYIAGGIDPDRSCLYVQSHVAAHAQLAWLLGTLTGFGEASRMTQFKDKTAKGGQETASVGLFTYPILMAADILLYDTEVVPVGDDQKQHVELTRDLAERFNKRFGKTFTVPKPVILANGARIYDLQTPAAKMSKSADNDKGVVWLLDEPARTAKKIRSAVTDTEGSIRADRAEKPGVTNLLGILSAMTGTPVPALEAEFDGQGYGVFKTTVADAVVAELAPVRERTLELLADPGELDRLLASNAERAAAVADATLGRALEAMGLR from the coding sequence ATGCCACTCCCCCGCCTCTACTCGGGCATGCAGCCCTCCTCGGGCTCGCTCCACCTCGGCAACTACATCGGCGCGCTGCAGCAGTGGCGCGCCATGCAGGACGACTTCGACGCGTTCTTCTCGATCGTCGACCTGCACGCCATCACCGTGCCGCAGGCTCCGGATGTGCTGCGCGAGCAGGTGCGCACGCTCGCCGCGCAGTACATCGCGGGCGGCATCGACCCCGACCGCTCGTGCCTGTACGTGCAGTCGCACGTCGCCGCGCACGCGCAGCTCGCCTGGCTGCTGGGCACCCTCACCGGCTTCGGCGAGGCCAGCCGGATGACGCAGTTCAAGGACAAGACCGCGAAGGGCGGGCAGGAGACGGCCTCCGTCGGCCTGTTCACGTACCCGATCCTGATGGCCGCCGACATCCTCCTCTACGACACCGAGGTGGTGCCGGTGGGCGATGACCAGAAGCAGCACGTCGAGCTCACCCGCGACCTGGCCGAGCGCTTCAACAAGCGCTTCGGGAAGACGTTCACCGTGCCGAAGCCGGTGATCCTCGCGAACGGCGCGCGCATCTACGACCTGCAGACGCCGGCGGCGAAGATGTCGAAGTCGGCCGACAACGACAAGGGCGTGGTCTGGCTGCTCGACGAGCCGGCGAGGACGGCGAAGAAGATCCGCTCGGCCGTCACCGACACCGAGGGCTCGATCCGCGCCGACCGCGCCGAGAAGCCGGGCGTCACGAACCTGCTCGGCATCCTCTCGGCGATGACCGGCACCCCGGTGCCGGCGCTCGAGGCCGAGTTCGACGGCCAGGGCTACGGCGTCTTCAAGACGACCGTCGCCGACGCCGTGGTCGCCGAGCTCGCACCGGTGCGCGAGCGCACGCTCGAGCTGCTCGCCGACCCGGGCGAGCTCGACCGGCTGCTGGCGTCGAACGCCGAGCGGGCAGCGGCCGTCGCCGACGCGACGCTCGGCCGCGCGCTGGAGGCCATGGGGCTGCGATGA
- a CDS encoding exodeoxyribonuclease III: MVRIASVNVNGVRAAFRKGMGEWLEAGGFDIVALQEVRAQDEDLLPLVPGWHVLHDPATAKGRAGVAVLSREPSIEHRTDIGLPTFDTKGRWLEADFLIGETLLTVVSTYVHSGEAGTPKQVAKMKFLDSMAKRLPKLREHSEHVVIMGDLNVGHTQLDIKNWRTNQKVAGFLPEERAYFDRFFGTGMVTGADGKRGRGHGWVDVGRAAHPDVAGPYTWWSQRGKAFDNDAGWRIDYQMASPALAARASDYRVDRAPSYDTRWSDHSPVIVDYDL; this comes from the coding sequence ATGGTCCGCATCGCCTCCGTCAACGTCAACGGCGTGCGCGCCGCCTTCCGCAAGGGCATGGGCGAGTGGCTCGAAGCGGGCGGCTTCGACATCGTCGCGCTGCAGGAGGTGCGGGCGCAGGATGAGGACCTGCTGCCCCTCGTGCCCGGCTGGCACGTGCTGCACGACCCCGCCACCGCGAAGGGCCGCGCGGGCGTCGCCGTGCTCTCGCGCGAGCCCTCGATCGAGCACCGCACCGACATCGGCCTGCCCACCTTCGACACGAAGGGCCGCTGGCTCGAGGCAGACTTCCTGATCGGCGAGACGCTGCTGACCGTCGTCTCGACCTACGTGCACTCGGGCGAGGCGGGCACGCCCAAGCAGGTCGCGAAGATGAAGTTCCTCGACTCGATGGCCAAGCGCCTGCCGAAGCTGCGCGAGCACAGCGAGCACGTCGTGATCATGGGCGACCTGAACGTCGGCCACACGCAGCTCGACATCAAGAACTGGCGCACCAACCAGAAGGTCGCGGGCTTCCTGCCCGAGGAGCGCGCCTACTTCGACCGCTTCTTCGGCACCGGCATGGTGACCGGCGCCGACGGCAAGCGCGGTCGCGGACACGGATGGGTCGACGTGGGCCGTGCGGCGCACCCCGACGTCGCGGGGCCCTACACCTGGTGGTCGCAGCGCGGCAAGGCGTTCGACAACGACGCCGGCTGGCGCATCGACTACCAGATGGCCTCCCCGGCGCTCGCGGCGCGCGCCTCCGACTACCGCGTCGACCGCGCCCCCAGCTACGACACCCGATGGTCGGATCACTCCCCCGTCATCGTCGACTACGACCTGTGA
- a CDS encoding YihY/virulence factor BrkB family protein produces MRKLIDRIVRSWPARAWRRYGEQRGPVLAQGMTLQAFLSLFAALFVAFAVFTRVLGDNAALRDAVIASIGSAIPGLLGEGGEGGAIDVDLLAESTIVGWAGVVAAVSILFTAIAFIGVSREGFRAVFDLDDPPSNVVLLKLGDLAVGVGIGLLVLVSAAALLITQGLAEALGLGWTTQLIGIASQLVLDTAIVLLLFRFGGRLRLPAKAIVPTALACAVAFFGLKLVATMLFGAVENNPLLAGIAAPVIILIWLGFIMQILLLALAFVAVTPVGRAYTRLVQTGGIDATLSPAEAQALLQQLREGKEPAIDAVRGHRRLARRIR; encoded by the coding sequence TTGCGCAAGCTGATCGACCGGATCGTGCGCTCGTGGCCGGCGCGCGCCTGGCGGCGATACGGCGAGCAGCGCGGGCCCGTGCTCGCGCAGGGCATGACGCTGCAGGCGTTCCTGTCGCTCTTCGCCGCCCTGTTCGTGGCGTTCGCCGTCTTCACGCGCGTGCTCGGCGACAACGCGGCGCTGCGCGATGCGGTGATCGCCTCGATCGGCTCGGCCATCCCGGGCCTCCTCGGCGAGGGCGGCGAGGGCGGCGCCATCGACGTCGACCTGCTGGCCGAGTCGACGATCGTCGGCTGGGCGGGCGTCGTCGCCGCGGTGTCGATCCTGTTCACCGCGATCGCGTTCATCGGCGTCAGCCGCGAGGGCTTCCGGGCGGTGTTCGACCTCGACGACCCGCCGTCGAACGTCGTGCTGCTGAAGCTCGGCGACCTCGCCGTCGGCGTCGGCATCGGGCTGCTGGTGCTCGTCTCGGCGGCCGCGCTCCTCATCACCCAGGGCCTGGCCGAGGCGCTGGGCCTCGGCTGGACGACGCAGCTGATCGGCATCGCCAGCCAGCTCGTGCTCGACACCGCGATCGTGCTGCTGCTGTTCCGCTTCGGCGGGCGGCTGCGGCTGCCGGCGAAGGCGATCGTGCCCACGGCCCTCGCCTGTGCGGTGGCGTTCTTCGGGCTGAAGCTGGTCGCGACCATGCTGTTCGGCGCCGTCGAGAACAACCCGCTGCTCGCCGGCATCGCCGCGCCCGTGATCATCCTGATCTGGCTCGGCTTCATCATGCAGATCCTGCTGCTCGCGCTCGCCTTCGTCGCCGTCACCCCGGTCGGCCGCGCCTACACGCGCCTCGTGCAGACGGGCGGCATCGATGCGACGCTCTCCCCCGCCGAGGCCCAGGCGCTGCTGCAGCAGCTGCGCGAGGGCAAGGAGCCGGCCATCGATGCCGTGCGCGGTCATCGGCGCCTGGCCCGACGCATCCGCTGA